The Lepisosteus oculatus isolate fLepOcu1 chromosome 4, fLepOcu1.hap2, whole genome shotgun sequence genome window below encodes:
- the LOC102687755 gene encoding neurotrypsin — protein MDVEAKEISALIIACCVWLVGCAEVVSEDSYLNTVQSAAPLSCSEGFTELGYYNGSVSQTDSGFPCLKWTEFPDYLQQYPGRGLGEHNYCRNPDRESNPWCFYRQSSGAIGWAYCDCHQGAVRLVGGSSAGSGRVEVYLNGQWGAVCDTHWTDRDASVICRQLGVSDIGTALQHSYFGPGSGLFHYERLGCRGNENYLLECRSRKFITGDCNHGNEAGVVCAPPEGSGAPLRLVGGAEDFEGRVEVYHNGKWGSICDDQWDDIDAEVVCRQLGLGGLPKAWSWAHFGQSSGPILLDGVQCTGNELSLEECPHGGWGQHNCDHMEDAGVSCNPYTDGVVRLVGADSPWEGRLEVYHEGDWGSVCDDNWTELNAQVVCRQLGFRGRAKVSADGAYGEGTGLILLDEVQCSGSERSILDCQHGGWGRHDCSHGEDVGVICEREVESNKIPGPPPATEPLVRLVAGESRREGRVEVFLDGQWGSVCDDGWNDRNAAVVCRQLGFTGVAKARSMAYFGEGQGPIHLDNVKCSGHEASVGQCPAEVQNGHNCRHSEDAGVICDYTPETLGESEGSPQSCGLRPSTQRRRRRIIGGGKSYRGDWPWQVSLWLKSQSKGHHPLCGATLISACWVLTAAHCFKRFGSDPSRYVLRLGDYHTEEQDDFERRLSPERIVIHKKYSPQGWEYDIALMRLRGPEGRCVSFNPHTNAACLPAQGNRWGKRPAACIITGWGITDSEYSRTLLQAWVPLLPAWKCQKRYGSRFTSRMLCAGSLSDHRRVDSCQGDSGGPLVCQGEGGHWVLTGVISWGHGCGDPSFPGVYTRVSRFLRWIEQVTRSPAKN, from the exons ATGGATGTAGAGGCGAAGGAAATATCTGCTCTAATAATTGCATGCTGCGTCTGGCTGGTGGGTTGCGCCGAG gTGGTTTCGGAAGACAGCTACTTGAACACAGTGCAGAGTGCAG CCCCTCTGTCGTGCTCAGAAGGCTTCACTGAGCTGGGCTACTACAATGGCTCTGTGTCCCAGACGGATTCCGGCTTTCCCTGCCTCAAGTGGACCGAGTTCCCCGACTACCTACAGCAATACCCGGGGCGCGGCCTAGGAGAACACAACTACTGCCGCAACCCTGACCGCGAGTCCAATCCCTGGTGCTTCTACCGCCAGAGCTCGGGGGCCATCGGCTGGGCCTATTGCGACTGCCACCAGG GAGCAGTGCGGTTGGTGGGGGGTTCATCTGCAGGTAGTGGCCGCGTGGAGGTGTACCTGAATGGCCAATGGGGGGCAGTGTGTGACACGCACTGGACTGATCGGGATGCCAGTGTgatctgcagacagctgggagTGAG TGACATTGGCACAGCGCTCCAACACTCTTATTTTGGGCCTGGTTCTGGACTTTTCCACTACGAGCGGTTAGGCTGCCGTGGTAACGAGAACTACCTTCTGGAGTGTCGGAGCAGGAAGTTCATCACCGGCGACTGCAACCATGGCAATGAAGCCGGGGTGGTGTGTGCCCCACCTGAAG GCTCTGGTGCCCCCTTGAGGCTGGTGGGTGGAGCGGAGGACTTTGAAGGGCGTGTTGAAGTCTATCACAATGGCAAGTGGGGCTCCATCTGTGATGACCAGTGGGACGACATCGATGCTGAAGTGGTCTGTCGACAGCTGGGTCTGGG GGGCTTACCGAAGGCCTGGTCCTGGGCACACTTTGGCCAGAGCTCAGGGCCCATCCTGCTGGACGGAGTGCAGTGCACAGGCAACGAGCTCTCCTTGGAAGAGTGCCCCCACGGCGGCTGGGGGCAGCACAATTGTGACCACATGGAGGACGCGGGGGTGTCCTGTAACCCCTACACCG ACGGCGTGGTGCGGCTGGTGGGGGCGGACAGCCCATGGGAGGGCCGGCTGGAGGTGTACCACGAGGGGGACTGGGGCTCTGTGTGCGACGACAACTGGACTGAGCTTAATGCGCAGGTGGTGTGCCGTCAGCTGGGCTTCAG AGGGCGAGCCAAGGTGTCTGCAGACGGGGCGTACGGGGAGGGCACTGGGCTCATCCTGCTCGATGAAGTGCAGTGTTCAGGGAGTGAACGCTCGATCCTGGACTGTCAGCATGGCGGCTGGGGGAGACACGACTGCTCGCACGGTGAGGATGTGGGCGTGATCTGCGAGAGGGAGGTGGAGAGCAACAAGATCCCAGGACCGCCACCTGCCACAG AGCCGCTGGTTCGCCTGGTGGCCGGCGAGAGCCGCAGGGAGGGCCGTGTGGAGGTGTTTCTGGACGGCCAGTGGGGGAGTGTCTGTGATGACGGCTGGAATGACCGCAATGCCGCCGTGGTCTGTAGACAACTGGGATTCAC TGGGGTGGCCAAGGCACGCTCCATGGCCTACTTTGGTGAGGGCCAGGGCCCCATTCATCTCGACAACGTCAAGTGCTCGGGGCACGAGGCATCTGTAGGCCAGTGTCCGGCGGAGGTACAGAACGGCCACAACTGCCGGCACAGTGAGGATGCCGGAGTGATCTGCGACTACACGCCCGAGACACTGGGGGAGAGTGAGGGGTCCCCCCAGTCCTGCGGCTTGCGGCCCAGTACTCAGCGACGCAGAAGGAGGATCATTGGAGGGGGAAAATCATACAG GGGCGACTGGCCATGGCAGGtctctctctggctgaagtcgCAGTCTAAAGGTCATCACCCGCTGTGCGGTGCCACACTCATCAGTGCCTGCTGGGTCctgactgctgcacactgcttCAAGAG GTTCGGCTCCGACCCCTCTCGCTATGTGCTGCGGCTGGGTGATTACCACACCGAGGAGCAGGACGACTTTGAGCGTCGCCTCTCGCCGGAACGCATCGTGATCCACAAGAAGTACAGCCCCCAGGGCTGGGAGTACGACATCGCGCTCATGCGCTTACGAGGGCCGGAGGGGCGCTGTGTCTCCTTCAATCCCCACACCAATGCCGCCTGCCTGCCCGCACAGGGCAACAGGTGGGGCAAGAGACCCGCGGCCTGCATCATCACGGGCTGGGGCATTACAG ACTCGGAGTACTCTCGCACTCTGCTCCAGGCCTGGGTTCCCCTGCTGCCCGCGTGGAAATGCCAAAAACGATACGGCAGCCGCTTCACCAGTCGCATGCTGTGTGCGGGCAGCCTCTCCGACCACCGGCGGGTGGACAGCTGCCAGGGGGACAGCGGGGGCCCCCTGGTGTGCCAGGGGGAAGGAGGGCATTGGGTCCTCACTGGGGTCATCTCCTGGGGTCATGGCTGCGGTGACCCCAGTTTCCCAGGAGTGTACACAAGGGTCAGCAGGTTCTTGCGCTGGATTGAACAGGTCACACGGAGCCCTGCGAAGAACTGA
- the chchd1 gene encoding small ribosomal subunit protein mS37, translated as MAAKGTGLQVKVRRLLSKEMGKPVLKPNKPLALRNEVANKKMRLGEASCITEMSLLMACWKESNFSDAACSKEVQTFYQCTAQAQAERKAAQGQHSMGQGGRLPPKLANTLLKRYPNLHIEI; from the exons ATGGCAGCCAAAGGGACCGGACTGCAGGTCAAAGTCCGCCGTCTCTTGAGTAAAGAGATGGGGAAGCCTGTGTTAAAGCCGAACAAGCCCTTAGCCTTGAGAAACGAAGTGGCCAACAAGAAGATGAGACTGGGAG AGGCTTCCTGTATCACTGAGATGTCACTGCTGATGGCTTGCTGGAAGGAAAGCAACTTCAGTGATGCTGCCTGTTCCAAAGAAGTGCAGACCTTCTACCAGTGCACAGCGCAAGCGCAG GCTGAGAGGAAAGCCGCACAAGGACAACACAGTATGGGCCAAGGAGGGCGGCTTCCCCCCAAACTGGCCAACACTCTCCTGAAACGATACCCCAATCTTCACATCGAGATCTAG